The proteins below are encoded in one region of Anoplopoma fimbria isolate UVic2021 breed Golden Eagle Sablefish chromosome 19, Afim_UVic_2022, whole genome shotgun sequence:
- the cav2 gene encoding caveolin-2 → MGLEKEKLDTSIIMDEDEFNRSMEPILSKKGRNASAAQPDRDPHDTNAHLKVGFGDVIAEPLSAQSFDKVWIGSHAVFELIKFLLYRVLTTLLAVPMAFILGLVFAVLSCIHIWLVMPVIRSFMMLLPSIQVVWKSLTDMFVTPLFHSMGKILSSVQVKTTEY, encoded by the exons atggGTCTGGAGAAGGAAAAACTGGACACCAGCATCATCATGGACGAAGACGAGTTCAACAGATCCATGGAGCCGATTCTGTCCAAGAAGGGGAGAAACGCGTCCGCAGCGCAGCCGGACCGAGACCCACACGACACCAACGCACACCTGAAG GTCGGCTTTGGAGACGTCATCGCCGAGCCTCTCTCTGCTCAAAGCTTCGACAAGGTGTGGATCGGGAGCCACGCAGTGTTCGAGCTGATCAAGTTCCTCTTGTACCGGGTCCTGACCACGCTGCTGGCCGTGCCCATGGCTTTCATCCTCGGCCTGGTGTTCGCGGTGCTCAGCTGCATCCACATCTG GTTGGTGATGCCGGTGATCCGGAGCTTCATGATGCTCTTACCATCCATCCAGGTGGTGTGGAAGAGTCTGACGGACATGTTCGTAACGCCACTCTTCCACAGTATGGGAAAGATCCTGTCCTCCGTTCAAGTGAAGACCACCGAGTACTGA